One Fuerstiella marisgermanici DNA window includes the following coding sequences:
- a CDS encoding prolyl oligopeptidase family serine peptidase — protein MPNRIAFLLVPFLCFSSAFADGERDNNPEVVRRIPKAGVPVPEERANSLRAGLSELQGKIAQVQKVGDANAKALLPDVMIFERAVRVALDYDEFFSPKDIDKADALLVEGSARADQLLAGEPEWPNQSGLIVRGYVSRIDHTVQPYGLVVPKTYAFNHSVPTRCDLWFHGRGETLSEVNFIWDRMKNPGRYTPEHTIMLHPYGRYSNAFKFAGEVDVLEALEDAQKRYRIDEDRISVRGFSMGGAACWQFAVHYPDRWFAANPGAGFSETPQFLDFFQKETLNPTPWEKQLWNLYDCDKYAANLAHCPTIAYSGENDIQKQAADVMEAALKEHGIRLRHIIGAGMGHKIDDVSKRTIEKVMTTLADREHTSFPRNLRFQTHTLKYNRMYWLTVDALDDHWKPASIHLQPRFDESDSSKFDMRCSVDNISAFTVDFPAGTFSDDPEEDPDFPLPVALWLEVGNGKPNERILGEGPFSDGSARLQVHRSDDGKWCAGPPDDSLRKRHNLQGPIDDAFMDSFVFVRPTGKAANEAAGKWAEAELERAIEHWRRHFRGDARVVDDTDVTDELIESANLVLWGDPSSNSVMAKVADKLPVKWTDKQIVVGQKTYDAGHHAPILIYPNPLNQNRYVVFNSSFTFRDYAYLNNARQVPMLPDWAVVDLRTPPGNVWPGKVVAADFFDEQWQLKK, from the coding sequence ATGCCTAACCGAATTGCCTTCCTGCTGGTTCCCTTCCTTTGCTTCAGTTCTGCCTTCGCCGATGGCGAGCGGGATAACAACCCGGAAGTTGTCCGGCGAATTCCCAAAGCCGGCGTGCCGGTTCCGGAAGAACGAGCGAACTCGCTGCGAGCCGGCCTGAGCGAGCTGCAGGGAAAGATCGCTCAGGTGCAGAAGGTGGGCGACGCAAACGCCAAGGCGTTGCTGCCGGATGTGATGATTTTCGAACGGGCGGTGCGAGTCGCTCTGGATTATGACGAATTCTTTTCCCCGAAGGACATCGACAAAGCGGATGCGTTGCTGGTCGAAGGAAGTGCTCGTGCCGATCAGCTATTGGCGGGAGAACCGGAATGGCCGAATCAAAGCGGGCTGATCGTGCGAGGTTACGTCAGTCGCATTGACCACACGGTCCAACCGTATGGTTTGGTCGTGCCGAAAACGTATGCATTCAATCACAGCGTGCCAACTCGCTGCGACCTGTGGTTTCATGGTCGAGGCGAAACGTTAAGTGAAGTTAACTTCATTTGGGACCGTATGAAGAATCCCGGCCGGTACACGCCGGAGCACACGATTATGCTGCACCCATACGGACGCTATTCGAATGCCTTCAAATTCGCCGGTGAAGTCGACGTGCTGGAGGCATTGGAAGATGCGCAAAAACGGTATCGGATTGATGAGGACCGCATCAGCGTGCGAGGTTTTTCGATGGGCGGAGCAGCCTGCTGGCAGTTTGCGGTTCACTATCCGGACCGTTGGTTCGCGGCCAATCCGGGTGCTGGTTTTTCTGAAACGCCGCAGTTTCTGGACTTCTTCCAAAAGGAAACTCTGAACCCAACACCGTGGGAAAAGCAGCTCTGGAACCTGTACGACTGCGACAAGTACGCCGCCAATCTTGCTCACTGCCCGACGATTGCGTACAGCGGTGAGAACGATATTCAGAAGCAGGCAGCGGACGTGATGGAAGCGGCGTTGAAGGAACATGGCATTCGTCTGCGGCATATTATTGGTGCAGGAATGGGGCACAAGATTGATGACGTTTCGAAACGGACAATCGAAAAAGTAATGACAACACTTGCCGACCGCGAGCACACGTCATTCCCACGAAATCTGCGTTTTCAGACACACACGCTGAAGTACAACCGGATGTACTGGTTGACGGTTGACGCACTTGATGACCACTGGAAGCCGGCCAGCATCCACCTTCAGCCACGCTTCGACGAATCTGATTCTTCCAAGTTCGACATGCGTTGCTCAGTCGACAACATTTCAGCGTTCACTGTCGATTTTCCCGCAGGTACGTTTTCGGACGACCCAGAGGAGGATCCTGACTTTCCTTTGCCCGTTGCTCTTTGGCTGGAAGTTGGCAATGGAAAACCCAATGAACGTATTTTAGGAGAGGGTCCGTTCTCAGACGGTTCGGCCCGCTTGCAAGTGCATCGAAGCGACGATGGAAAGTGGTGCGCCGGACCTCCGGACGATTCCCTTCGCAAACGCCACAACCTTCAAGGCCCGATCGACGACGCCTTCATGGACTCATTTGTCTTTGTCCGTCCCACCGGCAAAGCGGCCAACGAGGCCGCAGGCAAGTGGGCAGAGGCGGAACTGGAACGAGCCATCGAACATTGGCGGCGTCACTTTCGTGGTGACGCTCGCGTGGTTGACGACACTGACGTTACCGATGAGCTTATCGAATCCGCGAATCTAGTGCTGTGGGGTGATCCGTCGTCCAACAGCGTGATGGCGAAAGTTGCCGACAAGCTGCCCGTAAAATGGACGGACAAGCAGATCGTTGTCGGGCAGAAAACGTACGACGCGGGTCATCACGCGCCGATCCTGATCTATCCCAATCCACTCAATCAGAATCGCTACGTCGTCTTCAACAGCAGCTTCACATTTCGCGACTATGCGTACCTGAACAACGCTCGCCAGGTTCCCATGCTGCCCGACTGGGCCGTCGTTGATCTGCGCACGCCGCCGGGGAACGTCTGGCCCGGGAAAGTTGTGGCTGCTGACTTTTTTGATGAGCAGTGGCAGTTGAAGAAGTAG